In Panthera leo isolate Ple1 chromosome B3, P.leo_Ple1_pat1.1, whole genome shotgun sequence, a single genomic region encodes these proteins:
- the LOC122221270 gene encoding olfactory receptor 10G2 translates to MGETKNTSLDPVVTGFVLLGLPHPPSLRTLLFLVFFIIYILTQLGNLLILLTVWADPKLHARPMYILLGVLSFLDMWLSSVIVPRLLLDFTPASKAMPFGGCVAQLYFFHFLGSTQCFLYTLMAYDRYLAICQPLRYPVLMNGRLCTILVAGAWVAGSIHGSVQATLTFRLPYCGPNQVDYFICDIPAVLRLACADTTVNELVTFVDIGVVAASCFMLILLSYACIVHAILKIRTADGRRRAFSTCGSHLTVVTVYYVPCIFTYLRAGSKSPLDGAVAVFYTVVTPLLNPLIYTLRNQEVKSALKRITAGGKATRENK, encoded by the coding sequence ATGGGAGAGACCAAAAACACATCCCTGGACCCCGTCGTGACAGGCTTCGTTCTCCTGGGCTTACCTCACCCCCCCAGTCTGAGGACCCTCCTCTTCCTGGTCTTCTTCATCATTTACATCCTGACTCAGCTGGGGAACCTGCTCATTCTGCTCACCGTGTGGGCTGACCCAAAGCTCCACGCTCGCCCCATGTACATTCTTCTGGGCGTGCTCTCATTCCTGGACATGTGGCTCTCCTCAGTCATTGTCCCCCGGCTACTATTGGATTTTACTCCTGCCAGCAAGGCAATGCCCTTTGGTGGCTGTGTGGCTCAACTGTATTTCTTTCACTTCCTGGGCAGCACCCAGTGTTTCCTCTACACCTTGATGGCCTACGACAGGTACCTGGCAATATGCCAGCCCCTGCGCTACCCCGTGCTCATGAATGGGAGGTTATGCACCATCCTCGTGGCTGGGGCTTGGGTGGCCGGCTCCATCCATGGGTCTGTCCAGGCCACCCTGACCTTCCGTCTGCCATACTGTGGGCCCAACCAAGTGGATTACTTTATCTGTGACATCCCTGCAGTATTGAGACTGGCCTGTGCTGACACAACCGTCAATGAGCTTGTGACCTTTGTGGACATTGGGGTGGTGGCTGCCAGTTGCTTCATGTTAATTCTGCTCTCCTACGCCTGCATAGTCCACGCCATCCTCAAGATACGCACTGCTGATGGGCGGCGCCGAGCCTTCTCCACCTGCGGCTCCCACCTAACCGTGGTCACAGTCTACTATGTCCCCTGCATTTTCACCTACCTCAGGGCTGGCTCCAAGAGTCCCCTGGATGGGGCAGTGGCTGTGTTTTACACTGTTGTCACTCCATTACTGAACCCCCTCATCTATACCCTgaggaaccaggaagtgaagtccGCTCTGAAGAGAATAACAGCAGGTGGAAAGGCCACCAGAGAAAACAAGTAA